In Halosegnis marinus, one genomic interval encodes:
- a CDS encoding tRNA pseudouridine(54/55) synthase Pus10 has translation MTLLDDARALLATGPLCDACLGRPFAERSFGLTNAERGRALRTTIALDDDEPYGTTDPADCWVCEGLCGRFEELAERAAAAVADIDFDTYQVGTRVPPLVEENDELLREDAGLEPDAGEELRKELNREVGRRLGARLEKEVDFERPDVQLLCDLDADEVTATVNSVAVYGRYRKIERDVPQTEWPCSDCGGSGRVYGVGPCPECNGTGYRYRTSVEQEVAPTLVTALRGEAGVFHGAGREDVDALMLGGGRPFVLEVKKPHRRHVDLSALEAEINEASDAVEVEGLRFATNDMIERVKEHDASKTYRMTVEFGGEVDDADLQPVLDELRGTTVEQRTPQRVDHRRADLTRERTVYDISGSTTDETHATLVIHGAGGLYIKELVSGDEGRTEPSLAGLLGVEAVVTALDVTAVEGEDEPFEHPDFFRDAEGESEEGAA, from the coding sequence ATGACGCTCCTCGACGACGCCCGCGCGCTGCTCGCGACCGGGCCGCTGTGTGACGCCTGTCTCGGCCGCCCGTTCGCCGAGCGGAGCTTCGGGCTGACGAACGCCGAGCGCGGCCGGGCGCTCCGCACGACCATCGCGCTTGACGACGACGAGCCGTACGGGACGACCGACCCCGCGGACTGCTGGGTCTGCGAGGGGCTGTGCGGCCGCTTCGAGGAACTGGCCGAGCGCGCGGCCGCAGCCGTCGCGGACATCGACTTCGACACGTACCAGGTCGGGACGCGCGTCCCGCCGCTGGTCGAGGAGAACGACGAACTCCTGCGCGAGGACGCGGGGCTCGAACCGGACGCGGGCGAGGAACTCCGTAAGGAACTGAACCGCGAGGTGGGGCGGCGGCTGGGCGCGCGCCTCGAAAAGGAGGTGGACTTCGAGCGCCCGGACGTGCAACTGCTCTGTGACCTCGACGCCGACGAGGTGACGGCGACGGTCAACTCCGTGGCCGTCTACGGCCGCTACCGGAAGATAGAGCGCGACGTGCCCCAGACGGAGTGGCCCTGCTCGGACTGCGGCGGCTCGGGCCGCGTCTACGGCGTCGGCCCCTGCCCGGAGTGCAACGGCACCGGCTACCGCTACCGGACGAGTGTCGAACAGGAAGTCGCGCCGACGCTCGTCACCGCCCTGCGCGGCGAGGCGGGCGTCTTCCACGGCGCGGGCCGCGAGGACGTGGACGCGCTGATGCTCGGCGGGGGGCGACCCTTCGTGCTGGAGGTGAAGAAGCCCCACCGCCGCCACGTGGACCTCTCGGCGCTGGAGGCGGAGATCAACGAGGCGAGCGACGCCGTCGAGGTGGAGGGCCTGCGCTTCGCGACGAACGACATGATAGAGCGCGTGAAGGAACACGACGCCTCGAAGACCTACCGGATGACGGTCGAGTTCGGCGGGGAAGTCGACGACGCCGACCTCCAGCCGGTGCTCGACGAACTCCGCGGAACGACGGTCGAACAGCGCACCCCCCAGCGCGTCGACCACCGCCGGGCGGACCTCACGCGCGAGCGCACCGTCTACGACATCTCGGGGTCGACGACGGACGAGACGCACGCGACGCTCGTGATTCACGGCGCGGGCGGCCTCTACATCAAGGAACTCGTCTCGGGCGACGAGGGACGCACCGAGCCGTCGCTCGCGGGCCTGCTCGGCGTCGAGGCCGTCGTCACCGCGCTCGACGTGACCGCCGTCGAGGGCGAGGACGAGCCGTTCGAGCACCCGGACTTCTTCCGCGACGCGGAGGGCGAGAGCGAGGAGGGCGCGGCCTGA
- a CDS encoding sugar phosphate nucleotidyltransferase, producing MTVTTGVVLAAGEGTRLRPLTRNRPKPMLPAANRPILEYVLDALLDAGVEELVVVVGYRRDRVQEHFGSTYRDAPVTYVRQEKQLGSGHALLQAREAVDGDFVAVNGDRVVDPDTVAATLDAFDGSEPVMAVRDHPNAAQYGAVRLDGDRVTDLVEKPTADEYRLINAGVYALTSDCFDRLVATPRRDGSLILTDALLPLVEEGSVRAVHTDGLWVDATYPWDLLEAARRLLDEGWVTETQRSPGVHVHRSATVHEDATLQGPVVVGPDAEIAASAVVGPDAALGRNVTVGANATVERSVVDADTRVCAASVIRDCVTGSGVVVGPGATVPGGPADVRVGDRVFPDERLGAVLADRAELGGGATCEPGTLVGVNARVGPGAFARDRVPEDGEVVR from the coding sequence ATGACCGTGACGACGGGGGTCGTGCTGGCGGCGGGGGAGGGGACGCGGCTCCGCCCGCTGACGCGCAACCGCCCGAAGCCGATGCTCCCCGCCGCGAACCGGCCCATCCTCGAATACGTCCTCGACGCCCTCCTCGACGCCGGCGTCGAGGAGTTGGTCGTCGTCGTCGGCTACCGGCGCGACCGCGTCCAGGAGCACTTCGGCTCGACGTACCGCGACGCGCCCGTCACCTACGTCCGCCAGGAGAAACAGCTCGGCAGCGGCCACGCCCTCCTCCAGGCCCGCGAGGCCGTGGACGGCGACTTCGTGGCCGTCAACGGCGACCGCGTGGTCGACCCCGACACGGTGGCCGCGACGCTCGACGCCTTCGACGGCTCGGAGCCCGTGATGGCCGTCCGCGACCACCCGAACGCCGCACAGTACGGCGCGGTGCGCCTCGACGGCGACCGCGTGACCGACCTCGTCGAGAAGCCGACCGCGGACGAGTACCGGCTCATCAACGCGGGGGTCTACGCTCTCACGTCCGACTGCTTCGACCGCCTCGTGGCGACCCCCCGCCGGGACGGCTCGCTCATCCTCACCGATGCCCTGCTCCCGCTCGTCGAGGAGGGGAGCGTCCGCGCCGTCCACACCGACGGGCTGTGGGTGGACGCGACCTACCCGTGGGACCTCCTCGAAGCCGCCCGCCGCCTGCTGGACGAGGGCTGGGTGACGGAGACGCAACGCTCGCCGGGCGTCCACGTCCACCGCTCCGCGACCGTCCACGAGGACGCGACGCTACAGGGGCCGGTCGTCGTCGGCCCGGACGCCGAGATCGCCGCCAGCGCCGTCGTCGGCCCGGACGCCGCGCTCGGGCGCAACGTCACCGTCGGCGCGAACGCCACGGTCGAGCGGTCGGTCGTGGACGCCGACACGCGCGTCTGCGCGGCGAGCGTCATCCGCGACTGCGTCACCGGCTCCGGCGTCGTCGTCGGCCCGGGCGCGACGGTACCCGGGGGTCCCGCCGACGTGCGCGTCGGCGACCGCGTCTTCCCCGACGAGCGGCTGGGCGCGGTGCTCGCCGACCGTGCCGAGCTCGGCGGCGGCGCGACCTGCGAGCCGGGCACGCTCGTCGGCGTGAACGCCCGCGTCGGGCCCGGCGCGTTCGCCCGCGACCGCGTCCCCGAGGACGGCGAGGTGGTCCGCTGA
- the rnhB gene encoding ribonuclease HII has protein sequence MRFGVDEAGKGPVLGSMFAACVRGDPETLPEGVADSKRLAPARREELDAVVRERFDVGVAEIPVTRIDGDEDMNTLTVAAHAAAVDAGAADGDAGLCDAGDVSEARFARRVAAACERDVTVEARHRADEDDPLVGAASVVAKVARDAHVAALAAEYGDVGSGYPSDPTTRDFLREYVREHGTLPECARASWATSADVLAAAEQSGLDEF, from the coding sequence ATGCGATTCGGCGTCGACGAGGCCGGCAAGGGACCCGTGCTCGGCTCGATGTTCGCCGCCTGCGTCCGGGGCGACCCCGAGACGCTCCCCGAGGGCGTCGCGGACTCGAAACGCCTCGCGCCCGCCCGTCGCGAGGAACTCGACGCCGTCGTGAGGGAACGCTTCGACGTTGGCGTCGCGGAGATACCCGTCACCCGCATCGACGGCGACGAGGACATGAACACCCTCACCGTCGCGGCCCACGCCGCCGCCGTCGATGCGGGCGCGGCGGACGGCGACGCCGGGCTGTGCGACGCGGGCGACGTTTCCGAGGCGCGGTTCGCCCGCCGGGTCGCGGCCGCCTGTGAGCGCGACGTGACCGTCGAGGCGCGCCACCGCGCGGACGAGGACGACCCGCTCGTCGGCGCCGCCTCGGTCGTCGCGAAGGTCGCCCGCGACGCCCACGTCGCCGCGCTCGCCGCCGAGTACGGCGACGTGGGCAGCGGCTACCCGAGCGACCCGACCACCCGCGACTTCCTCCGCGAGTACGTCCGCGAGCACGGCACCCTGCCCGAGTGTGCGCGAGCGTCGTGGGCCACGAGCGCGGACGTGCTGGCGGCGGCCGAACAGTCGGGACTGGACGAGTTCTGA
- a CDS encoding S8 family serine peptidase, producing the protein MSDINRRTLLRGMGAAGATLAFTGLASASDGSAQYLLRSNGNSIERRLRNTDFALRHELAEGDVAVVTGPADAADELAGVRQVSSVTRDVTVELELPEVDAEPSSTPGEDAALRGLQWDKDLMQVGDAHEVATGEGARIAIVDTGIDLDHPDLGNVNADLGRAFVANDDVPEIGPDDSGYHGTHCAGIAAATGEVGVVGMAPEAELVPIRVFPADGGATFGDILAGIDYAAEIGADAANFSLGIPGVQQPGADINKLRANVQRVFQSAVRRGTVITGSAGNDSGNLQQGGGLTLPNSVPAVITVSATSPADTLSFYSNYGTSDIEVAAPGGWYETIPRTLGETGEPGDIPFPLNGVLSTWPTTLSSSVGLAGYDFISGTSMAAPQVAGLVGLVRSLDPSLNANQVESVIKQNAEGTNGSSGTEFGAGRINALNTVESLR; encoded by the coding sequence ATGTCTGACATTAACAGGCGGACGCTGCTTCGGGGGATGGGTGCTGCCGGCGCGACGCTAGCCTTCACCGGGCTCGCGTCCGCGTCCGACGGGTCGGCGCAGTATCTCCTCAGGAGCAACGGAAACAGCATCGAGCGGAGGCTCCGTAACACCGACTTCGCCCTCCGGCACGAACTCGCCGAGGGCGACGTCGCCGTCGTCACCGGTCCGGCCGACGCGGCGGACGAGCTCGCGGGCGTCCGACAGGTCTCGTCGGTCACCCGGGACGTCACGGTCGAGCTGGAGCTCCCCGAGGTGGACGCCGAACCGTCGTCGACACCGGGCGAGGACGCGGCGCTTCGCGGGCTTCAGTGGGACAAGGACCTCATGCAGGTCGGCGACGCACACGAGGTCGCGACCGGCGAGGGTGCCCGCATCGCCATCGTCGACACGGGCATCGACCTGGACCACCCCGACCTCGGGAACGTTAACGCGGACCTCGGGCGGGCGTTCGTGGCGAACGACGACGTACCGGAAATCGGTCCGGACGACTCCGGCTACCACGGCACCCACTGCGCCGGCATCGCGGCGGCGACCGGCGAGGTCGGCGTCGTCGGGATGGCCCCGGAGGCCGAACTGGTTCCGATTCGGGTGTTCCCGGCCGACGGGGGCGCGACGTTCGGCGATATCCTCGCGGGCATCGACTACGCGGCCGAGATCGGAGCGGACGCCGCGAACTTCAGCCTCGGGATTCCGGGCGTCCAACAGCCGGGGGCCGATATCAACAAGCTCCGCGCGAACGTCCAGCGGGTCTTCCAGAGCGCGGTTCGCCGTGGTACGGTCATCACCGGCTCGGCCGGCAATGACTCCGGAAACCTCCAGCAGGGCGGCGGCCTGACGCTCCCGAATAGCGTTCCGGCCGTCATCACCGTCAGCGCGACGTCGCCGGCCGACACGCTCTCGTTCTACTCGAACTACGGAACGAGCGACATCGAGGTCGCCGCGCCCGGGGGCTGGTACGAGACGATTCCGCGGACGCTCGGCGAAACGGGTGAGCCGGGGGACATCCCGTTCCCGCTCAACGGCGTGCTGTCCACGTGGCCCACGACGCTTTCGTCCTCCGTCGGGCTCGCCGGCTACGACTTCATCTCCGGCACCTCGATGGCCGCGCCGCAGGTCGCGGGGCTCGTCGGCCTCGTCCGGAGCCTCGACCCCTCGCTCAACGCGAACCAGGTCGAGAGCGTCATCAAGCAGAACGCGGAGGGAACGAACGGTAGCAGCGGGACTGAGTTCGGGGCGGGCCGCATCAACGCGCTGAACACGGTCGAATCGCTCCGGTAA
- a CDS encoding mechanosensitive ion channel family protein: MVAGIEGALAGLPPWAALLVVVGGSLAVARLVQVGGDRVVKRVTKRIEGDVDDAVLGTLHPALYVTIALTGLYYALGPLSLSVVAVPAEVTTNLERTVLSAVVFVWAFTLVRLGRRVSTALTADREKAEGSVVPIFQNVWTAALIGLTAFALLRLWNYDVTPLLASAGIIGIVVGFAARDTIANLFGSIALFFDGTYKVGDWIVLESGDRGRVEDISIRSTVIRTRDDVLVTVPNSILNSAKVVNESTPRRKRRIRVPVGVAYGTDYDLLEETLLGVAAATKPVLDAPSARVRMRSFGDSAIEVELLCWVPDPVLRGRATHDLNVGIYRAFAEAGITVPFPQREVRLLGEGAATAAGADGAVPEAAGADDD; this comes from the coding sequence ATGGTTGCAGGTATCGAGGGGGCGCTCGCGGGGCTCCCGCCGTGGGCGGCGCTGCTCGTCGTCGTCGGGGGGTCGCTCGCCGTCGCCCGGCTGGTCCAGGTGGGCGGCGACCGCGTCGTGAAACGCGTCACGAAGCGCATCGAGGGGGACGTGGACGACGCCGTGCTCGGGACGCTCCACCCGGCGCTGTACGTCACCATCGCGCTCACGGGGCTCTACTACGCGCTGGGACCGCTGTCGCTGTCCGTCGTGGCGGTTCCCGCCGAGGTGACGACGAACCTCGAACGCACCGTCCTCTCGGCGGTCGTCTTCGTGTGGGCGTTCACGCTCGTTCGGCTGGGTCGGCGCGTCTCGACGGCGCTCACCGCCGACCGGGAGAAGGCCGAGGGGAGCGTCGTCCCCATCTTCCAGAACGTCTGGACGGCGGCGCTCATCGGCCTGACCGCGTTCGCGCTGCTGCGCCTGTGGAACTACGACGTGACGCCGCTGCTCGCCTCGGCGGGTATCATCGGCATCGTCGTCGGCTTCGCCGCCCGCGACACCATCGCGAACCTGTTCGGCTCCATCGCGCTGTTCTTCGACGGGACGTACAAGGTCGGCGACTGGATCGTCCTCGAATCGGGCGACCGCGGGCGCGTCGAGGACATCTCCATCCGCTCGACGGTCATCCGCACGCGCGACGACGTGCTCGTCACCGTGCCGAACTCCATCCTCAACTCCGCGAAGGTCGTCAACGAGTCCACCCCGCGGCGCAAGCGCCGTATCCGGGTCCCGGTCGGCGTCGCGTACGGCACCGACTACGACCTGCTGGAGGAGACGCTCCTGGGCGTGGCGGCGGCGACGAAGCCCGTCCTCGACGCGCCCTCGGCCCGCGTCCGGATGCGGTCGTTCGGCGACAGCGCGATAGAGGTCGAACTGCTCTGCTGGGTTCCCGACCCCGTGCTCAGGGGGAGAGCGACCCACGACCTCAACGTCGGCATCTACCGCGCGTTCGCGGAGGCGGGCATCACGGTGCCGTTCCCCCAGCGCGAGGTGCGCCTGCTCGGCGAGGGGGCCGCGACGGCGGCCGGGGCGGACGGGGCGGTCCCCGAGGCCGCGGGCGCGGACGACGACTGA
- the secF gene encoding protein translocase subunit SecF, whose protein sequence is MVEFDVPEVDYSRYSNRQLVAVPLVLLALALVVIAGFLVLTGKPVALGVAFTGGTELRVGNVSDPGSLDTVFDTEIESVAPVGQTGDQYLVTFPPTDEDVAGKARDEGYAVEQAQERAASFGAQSQRQALLGIGVAFLGMSVLVFALFRTFIPSIAVVASAFSDIVIPVALMNLLGIELTLGTVAALLMLIGYSVDSDLLLNNHILRRRGDFYESTYRAMRTGVTMTLTSIAAMAVMTLTSSLLGIPLLPEVGLILVFGLSVDLMNTYMLNVSLLRYYKYEAVGS, encoded by the coding sequence ATGGTCGAGTTCGACGTACCGGAGGTCGACTACTCCCGGTACTCAAACCGCCAGCTCGTCGCGGTCCCCCTCGTGTTGCTGGCGCTGGCGCTCGTCGTCATCGCGGGCTTTCTCGTGCTCACGGGCAAGCCCGTCGCCCTCGGCGTCGCCTTCACGGGCGGCACCGAACTGCGCGTCGGCAACGTCTCCGACCCCGGCTCGCTGGACACCGTCTTCGATACCGAGATAGAGTCCGTCGCGCCGGTGGGACAGACCGGCGACCAGTACCTCGTCACCTTCCCGCCGACCGACGAGGACGTGGCGGGCAAGGCCCGCGACGAGGGGTACGCCGTCGAGCAGGCACAGGAACGGGCGGCCTCCTTCGGGGCCCAGTCACAGCGGCAGGCGCTGTTGGGTATCGGGGTCGCCTTCCTCGGGATGAGCGTGCTCGTGTTCGCGCTGTTCCGCACGTTCATCCCCTCCATCGCCGTCGTGGCGTCGGCGTTCTCCGACATCGTCATCCCGGTGGCGCTGATGAACCTCCTCGGCATCGAACTCACGCTCGGAACGGTCGCCGCGCTGCTGATGCTCATCGGTTACAGCGTGGACTCGGACCTCCTGCTCAACAACCACATCCTCAGGCGGCGGGGCGACTTCTACGAGTCCACCTACCGGGCGATGCGCACCGGCGTCACGATGACGCTCACCTCCATCGCCGCGATGGCCGTGATGACGCTCACGTCGTCGCTGCTCGGCATTCCGCTGCTGCCCGAGGTCGGACTCATCCTCGTGTTCGGCCTCTCGGTGGACCTCATGAACACGTACATGCTCAACGTCAGCCTGCTCCGCTACTACAAGTACGAGGCGGTCGGCTCATGA
- a CDS encoding preprotein translocase subunit SecD, with protein MIRENWRIVLLVVLVVASSAALFGPLGSGSAADGGDANATSPTNLQYGLELSGGTRIRAPLAGLHATPDIGDADPNQLQRDLAAELNVSLADVAVLNPTQELPNGAVEVRTGNVTRAEFAAALRANDIDVSENQVDLGVTERTRDQTVRVLNSKINEGGLTGGSVTTTQTENGTYVVVEVPNANRSEVIGLIGTPGRVQVVALSPAENGTGFERQPLLDQSDLTVSGVVTRQTPGGGTSYAVGVTVSNDDAAQRFADTMREEGFTSEQNPNGIGNCDYELGEGPQDDSEYCLLTVRDGETVYAASMGDLATIINNGDFVADPSFSIGAPNQSTARQLELDLRAGALPTTLNIDEGTTYYLQPSLAQEFKTFSVVTGAVAVLAVAFVVFLRYREVGVAAPMVLTAAAEVYLLLGFAALVGLALDLSHIAGFIAVIGTGVDDLVIIADEILQGERVTTGRVFQSRFRKAFWVIGAAAATTIIAMSPLAVLSLGDLQGFALVTIVGVLLGVLVTRPAYGNILRNVVLD; from the coding sequence ATGATCCGGGAGAACTGGCGCATCGTCCTGCTGGTCGTGCTCGTCGTCGCGTCGTCGGCCGCGCTGTTCGGGCCGCTCGGCTCCGGGTCGGCCGCGGACGGCGGCGACGCGAACGCTACCTCGCCGACGAACCTCCAGTACGGGCTGGAGCTGTCGGGCGGGACGCGCATCCGCGCGCCGCTCGCCGGCCTCCACGCGACGCCGGACATCGGCGACGCCGACCCGAACCAGCTCCAGCGCGACCTCGCGGCGGAGCTGAACGTCTCGCTCGCGGACGTGGCCGTGCTCAACCCCACCCAAGAGCTCCCGAACGGCGCGGTCGAGGTCCGCACCGGGAACGTCACCCGGGCCGAGTTCGCGGCCGCGTTGCGGGCGAACGACATCGACGTGAGCGAGAACCAGGTCGACCTCGGCGTCACCGAGCGCACCCGCGACCAGACGGTCCGCGTCCTCAACAGCAAGATCAACGAGGGCGGGCTGACCGGCGGCTCCGTGACGACCACCCAGACCGAGAACGGGACCTACGTGGTCGTCGAGGTGCCCAACGCGAACCGCTCCGAGGTCATCGGCCTCATCGGCACGCCCGGGCGCGTGCAGGTCGTCGCGCTCTCGCCCGCGGAGAACGGCACCGGCTTCGAACGCCAGCCGCTGCTCGACCAGAGCGACCTCACCGTCAGCGGCGTCGTGACGCGACAGACGCCGGGCGGGGGGACGAGCTACGCCGTCGGCGTCACCGTCTCGAACGACGACGCGGCACAGCGGTTCGCGGACACGATGCGCGAGGAGGGGTTCACCAGCGAGCAGAACCCCAACGGCATCGGCAACTGCGACTACGAACTCGGCGAGGGGCCGCAGGACGACTCGGAGTACTGCCTGCTCACCGTTCGCGACGGCGAGACGGTGTACGCCGCGTCGATGGGCGACCTCGCGACCATCATCAACAACGGCGACTTCGTCGCCGACCCCTCCTTCTCCATCGGCGCGCCGAACCAGTCCACCGCGCGCCAGCTGGAGCTGGACCTCCGGGCCGGCGCGCTCCCGACGACGCTGAACATCGACGAGGGGACGACCTACTACCTCCAGCCGTCGCTGGCACAGGAGTTCAAGACGTTCTCCGTCGTCACCGGCGCGGTCGCGGTGCTCGCCGTCGCGTTCGTCGTCTTCCTCCGCTACCGCGAGGTCGGCGTCGCCGCGCCGATGGTGCTCACCGCCGCCGCCGAGGTGTATCTCCTCCTCGGCTTCGCGGCGCTCGTCGGGCTGGCGCTCGACCTCTCGCACATCGCCGGCTTCATCGCCGTCATCGGCACGGGGGTGGACGACCTCGTCATCATCGCCGACGAGATACTGCAGGGCGAGCGCGTCACGACGGGCCGCGTCTTCCAGTCGCGGTTCCGCAAGGCGTTCTGGGTCATCGGCGCGGCCGCCGCGACGACTATCATCGCGATGAGTCCCCTCGCCGTCCTCTCGCTGGGCGACCTGCAGGGCTTCGCGCTGGTCACCATCGTCGGCGTCCTGCTCGGCGTCCTCGTCACCCGCCCGGCGTACGGGAACATCCTCCGTAACGTCGTGCTGGACTGA
- a CDS encoding type IV pilin N-terminal domain-containing protein, protein MHLREFFRADSGVSNVIGVTVLVAITLILATVVGAYAFDLGGTSSESPPQASFEVTFPNSTYAAGEGGDVVRIVHNSGNGVDARNLDVTVGDTRFTELATDGGGVAEPFPRDVGPGATLQLRDGGGNGDFAPGEEVRIIWESSDGESTATLGTGTVPEP, encoded by the coding sequence ATGCATCTACGAGAGTTCTTCCGCGCGGACTCGGGGGTATCGAACGTCATCGGCGTGACAGTGCTGGTCGCCATCACGCTCATTCTCGCGACCGTCGTCGGGGCCTACGCCTTCGACCTCGGGGGAACGAGTTCGGAGAGCCCGCCGCAGGCCTCCTTCGAGGTCACCTTCCCGAACTCGACGTACGCCGCGGGCGAGGGCGGCGACGTCGTCAGAATCGTCCACAACAGCGGCAACGGCGTCGACGCGCGGAACCTCGACGTCACCGTGGGCGACACGCGGTTCACGGAACTGGCCACGGACGGCGGTGGCGTCGCCGAGCCGTTCCCGCGCGACGTGGGACCGGGCGCGACGCTGCAACTGCGCGACGGCGGCGGCAACGGCGACTTCGCGCCGGGCGAGGAGGTCCGCATCATCTGGGAGTCGTCGGACGGCGAGTCCACCGCGACGCTCGGCACCGGGACGGTGCCGGAGCCGTAG
- a CDS encoding MOSC domain-containing protein, which translates to MPELARVLVYPVKSLDPLALDAAEVLDAGGLSHDREYALVDADGEYVNAKRERAVHGLASDFDPDSGAWTVGPRDGARETFRLPDERDAAAEFLSAYFGYEVGIERDASGGFPDDTHLSGPTVVAEATLDATAEWFDGVDAAGMCRRLRPNLVVSGVEPFWEDRLYGDAGEVVPFEIGGTRFEGVNPCQRCAVPTRDPDTGEETPGFRERFVERREATLPEFAARGRYDHYFRLMVNTRVPRETVGERVAVGDGIEVGGTVREGSAR; encoded by the coding sequence ATGCCCGAACTCGCCCGCGTGCTCGTCTACCCCGTGAAGTCGCTGGACCCGCTCGCGCTCGACGCCGCCGAGGTACTCGACGCGGGCGGCCTCTCGCACGACCGCGAGTACGCGCTCGTGGACGCGGACGGCGAGTACGTCAACGCCAAGCGCGAGCGCGCGGTCCACGGACTGGCGAGCGACTTCGACCCCGACAGCGGCGCGTGGACCGTCGGCCCGCGCGACGGGGCGAGGGAGACGTTCCGTCTCCCCGACGAGCGCGACGCGGCGGCCGAGTTCCTCTCGGCGTACTTCGGCTACGAGGTCGGTATCGAGCGGGACGCGTCGGGCGGCTTCCCGGACGACACGCACCTCTCCGGGCCGACGGTGGTGGCCGAGGCGACGCTCGACGCGACGGCCGAGTGGTTCGACGGCGTCGACGCGGCGGGGATGTGCCGTCGCCTGCGCCCGAACCTCGTGGTGTCGGGCGTGGAGCCGTTCTGGGAGGACCGCCTCTACGGCGACGCGGGCGAGGTGGTCCCGTTCGAGATAGGGGGGACGCGCTTCGAGGGCGTGAACCCCTGCCAGCGGTGTGCGGTGCCGACGCGCGACCCGGACACCGGGGAGGAGACGCCCGGGTTCCGCGAGCGGTTCGTCGAGCGGCGCGAGGCGACGCTCCCCGAGTTCGCCGCGCGCGGCCGCTACGACCACTACTTCCGGCTGATGGTGAACACGCGCGTGCCGCGGGAAACGGTCGGCGAGCGGGTCGCCGTCGGGGACGGAATCGAGGTCGGAGGGACGGTCAGGGAAGGTAGCGCACGCTGA
- a CDS encoding undecaprenyl-diphosphate phosphatase has product MDRLWLAVVVGVLQGVFEWLPVSSEGNIAIYLTAVEGLPPSAATEFALFLHAGTAMAATAYYRDEIAGLLRRLPEWRPSAPSATPEVTFLGVATLASGVVGIAAYATLEELFPVLAGGAFIVLIGVLLVATGLLQRLADARLGSREEPTLSDAVLVGVLQGLAILPGVSRSGTTVSALILRGYDAEASFRLSFLLSIPAAAGAGLLVLADGVPTLSPTAAAVAVAVSAVVGYLTIDALLRVVERVAFWAVCLGLGTLAVVGGLLTAL; this is encoded by the coding sequence ATGGACCGGCTGTGGCTCGCCGTCGTCGTCGGCGTCCTCCAGGGGGTGTTCGAGTGGCTCCCCGTCTCCTCGGAGGGGAACATCGCCATCTACCTCACCGCCGTCGAGGGGTTGCCGCCGAGCGCCGCCACGGAGTTCGCCCTGTTCCTCCACGCCGGCACGGCGATGGCCGCCACGGCCTACTACCGCGACGAGATAGCGGGGCTGCTCCGACGGCTGCCGGAGTGGCGGCCCTCGGCCCCGAGCGCGACCCCCGAGGTGACGTTCCTGGGGGTCGCGACGCTCGCCTCCGGCGTCGTCGGCATCGCCGCCTACGCCACCCTCGAAGAGCTGTTCCCCGTCCTCGCGGGCGGCGCGTTCATCGTCCTCATCGGCGTCCTGCTCGTCGCGACGGGACTGCTCCAGCGGCTCGCGGACGCCCGCCTCGGAAGCCGCGAGGAACCGACGCTCTCGGACGCCGTGCTCGTCGGCGTCCTCCAGGGGCTCGCCATCCTCCCCGGCGTCTCGCGGTCGGGGACGACGGTGTCGGCGCTCATCCTCCGCGGCTACGACGCCGAGGCCTCCTTCCGGCTCTCCTTCCTGCTCTCGATTCCGGCCGCCGCGGGCGCGGGGCTGCTCGTGCTCGCGGACGGCGTGCCGACGCTCTCGCCGACGGCCGCGGCCGTCGCCGTCGCCGTCTCGGCCGTCGTCGGCTACCTCACCATCGACGCGCTGCTGCGCGTCGTGGAGCGCGTCGCCTTCTGGGCGGTGTGTCTCGGGCTCGGGACGCTCGCCGTCGTCGGCGGCCTCCTCACCGCGCTGTGA